One segment of Mycolicibacterium neworleansense DNA contains the following:
- a CDS encoding calcium/sodium antiporter: MTGSVGWFVVGLIALAIGAEVMVRGGAQLAARLGISPILIGLTVVSIGTSLPELAVGVTAATEGSGELAVGNIAGTNVVNILFILGLSALIRPLAIEQRTLRFDLPVMAGAAVLLWVLALNGVLSRVDGVILVCGAIVYTLVLIRMSHRESRAVKAEYIQAYAEGPAKEPKHVGESVFRHIAMTVTGIVVVIVGAEWLVDGAVGIARGFGVSDALIGLTIVAIGTSAPELVTTIVSTVRGERDIAVGNLLGSSVYNILLILGITCLVPADGLALSHNLVWIDIPLMVVAGLVCIPVFITGRRVHRAEGAAMVAAYLGYLTFLLTTQP; the protein is encoded by the coding sequence ATGACCGGCAGCGTCGGCTGGTTCGTCGTCGGCCTGATCGCACTCGCGATCGGGGCCGAGGTGATGGTCCGGGGCGGCGCGCAACTGGCGGCACGACTGGGCATCAGCCCGATCCTGATCGGCCTGACCGTCGTGTCGATCGGCACCAGCCTTCCCGAGCTCGCCGTCGGTGTCACCGCGGCCACCGAGGGCAGCGGTGAGCTGGCCGTCGGCAACATCGCCGGCACCAACGTGGTCAACATCCTGTTCATTCTCGGGCTGAGCGCACTGATCCGTCCGCTGGCGATCGAGCAGCGGACATTGCGGTTCGACCTGCCGGTGATGGCGGGGGCGGCGGTGCTGCTGTGGGTGCTGGCGCTCAACGGGGTGCTGTCGCGGGTCGACGGGGTAATCCTGGTCTGCGGCGCCATCGTCTACACCCTCGTGCTGATCCGCATGTCGCACCGTGAGAGCCGGGCGGTGAAGGCCGAGTACATCCAGGCATATGCGGAGGGGCCGGCCAAGGAGCCGAAACATGTTGGGGAGAGCGTATTTCGGCACATCGCGATGACGGTGACCGGCATCGTCGTGGTGATCGTCGGTGCCGAGTGGCTGGTCGACGGGGCGGTCGGAATCGCACGAGGGTTCGGGGTATCGGATGCGCTGATCGGCCTGACCATCGTGGCGATCGGAACCTCGGCACCCGAGTTGGTGACGACGATCGTCTCCACGGTGCGCGGTGAGCGCGACATCGCAGTCGGCAACCTGCTCGGCAGCAGCGTCTACAACATCCTGCTGATCCTGGGCATCACGTGTCTGGTGCCGGCCGACGGCCTGGCCCTCTCACACAACCTGGTGTGGATCGACATCCCGCTGATGGTCGTCGCCGGCCTGGTCTGCATCCCGGTCTTCATCACGGGCCGACGTGTGCACCGCGCCGAAGGGGCCGCGATGGTCGCGGCCTACCTCGGCTACCTGACTTTTCTGTTGACCACCCAGCCTTGA
- a CDS encoding SRPBCC family protein yields MTSSTDTERYVVTRTISASPAQVFAVLADPARHCDTEPGDWVRDAIDPRPITGTGQIFAINMFLPAAGGHYVMHNLVTDFDKDRTIAWLPGQLDETGHHEPGGWSWRYDLTPNGDQTDVTITYDWTDTPQSFRDQIGGMPPFGADFLAESLAALDRSVK; encoded by the coding sequence ATGACCTCATCAACGGACACCGAGCGTTACGTCGTCACCCGCACCATCTCGGCATCCCCGGCCCAGGTGTTCGCCGTCCTCGCCGACCCGGCGCGGCACTGCGATACCGAGCCCGGCGACTGGGTGCGCGACGCGATCGACCCCAGGCCCATCACCGGGACCGGCCAGATCTTCGCGATCAACATGTTCCTGCCCGCGGCCGGCGGCCACTACGTCATGCATAACCTGGTGACCGATTTCGACAAAGACCGGACCATCGCGTGGCTGCCCGGCCAGCTCGACGAGACCGGCCACCATGAGCCGGGGGGCTGGAGCTGGCGCTACGACCTGACGCCCAACGGCGACCAGACCGACGTGACGATCACCTACGACTGGACCGATACCCCGCAGAGCTTCCGCGACCAGATCGGCGGGATGCCTCCGTTCGGCGCCGACTTCCTCGCTGAATCGCTTGCCGCACTGGACCGCTCGGTGAAGTAA
- a CDS encoding DUF899 domain-containing protein: protein MTTGKPPVVDQQTWRTALDDLRRREKAATRELDAIAAARRRLPMVEMPNYTLVGADGPVRLADVFEGRTQLITYHHMWTDGAEWQCGGCTGFTSQFTRLDFLDNYDARFVIVTNGPIDEALAYRDKVGNRMEWYSSSESAFGSDVDAAPNDGFAVNVFFRDGDTVYRTWHTNGRGTEQLSHSFALIDLLPYGRQEEWLDSPPGWPSRPTYSGWLDSPDVARLYGKDSR, encoded by the coding sequence ATGACGACAGGAAAACCTCCGGTAGTCGATCAGCAGACCTGGCGCACCGCGCTCGATGACCTACGCCGTCGAGAGAAGGCCGCCACCCGGGAATTGGATGCCATCGCCGCCGCACGACGGCGGCTACCGATGGTAGAGATGCCGAACTACACGCTCGTGGGTGCCGACGGCCCGGTGCGACTGGCCGACGTCTTCGAGGGCCGCACCCAGTTGATCACCTACCACCACATGTGGACCGACGGCGCCGAGTGGCAGTGCGGCGGCTGCACGGGATTCACGTCGCAGTTCACCCGGCTCGACTTTCTGGACAATTACGACGCCCGCTTCGTCATCGTCACCAACGGGCCGATCGACGAGGCGCTGGCCTACCGCGACAAGGTCGGCAACCGGATGGAGTGGTACTCGTCGTCGGAGAGTGCGTTCGGATCCGACGTCGATGCCGCACCCAACGACGGTTTCGCGGTCAACGTGTTCTTCCGCGACGGAGACACCGTCTACCGCACCTGGCACACCAACGGTCGCGGCACCGAACAACTCAGCCATTCGTTCGCCCTGATCGATCTGCTGCCCTACGGCCGCCAGGAGGAATGGCTCGATTCCCCGCCAGGGTGGCCGTCGCGACCCACATACTCGGGCTGGCTCGACAGCCCCGACGTTGCCCGCCTGTACGGAAAGGACTCCCGATGA
- a CDS encoding DUF3618 domain-containing protein codes for MANRDPESIKRDIDHARDQLALTVDSLAERANPQRLADDFKSAVIGFIKKPAVTASLAGAGVLVVFVVVRRIKRH; via the coding sequence GTGGCGAACCGGGACCCGGAGAGCATCAAGCGGGACATCGATCACGCTCGCGATCAACTGGCGTTGACTGTCGACTCCCTGGCCGAGCGGGCCAACCCCCAGCGGCTGGCCGACGATTTCAAGTCAGCGGTGATCGGCTTCATCAAGAAGCCTGCCGTGACTGCGTCATTGGCCGGTGCCGGCGTGCTCGTGGTCTTCGTGGTCGTCCGGCGGATCAAGCGGCACTGA
- a CDS encoding L,D-transpeptidase — MGQGQTVTRPYRDVFRRAVVAMVPALMLGLTGCGGQDPQGPPPAIADKGTPYGDLLVPRVNASVTDGAVGVTVDAPVTVSAENGVLGGVTMTNEEGASIAGQFSADGLTWSTTDPLDYNEQYTLNAQSLGLGGVANRRLRFETHSPANLTMPYVLPNDGEVVGVGQPIAVRFDENITDRMAAQRAITVKTNPPVEGAFYWLNNREVRWRPAKYWKPGTSVDVTVNTYGVELGDGLFGQGNVTTHFTIGDEVIAVADDNSKTLTIRRNGEVIKAMPISMGKNSSPTNNGVYIIGDRFDHMVMDSSTYGVPVNSPNGYRTEVDFATQMSYSGIYVHGAPWSVGSQGYSNVSHGCLNVSTANARWFYENTKRGDIVEVVNTVGPVLPGTEGLGDWNIPWDQWRTGNAST; from the coding sequence ATGGGGCAGGGCCAGACGGTGACCCGTCCGTATCGGGATGTCTTCCGGCGAGCGGTAGTTGCGATGGTGCCGGCCTTGATGTTGGGTCTGACAGGGTGCGGCGGCCAGGACCCGCAAGGGCCGCCACCGGCGATCGCGGACAAGGGCACTCCATATGGCGACCTACTGGTGCCCAGGGTCAACGCCTCGGTAACCGATGGTGCGGTCGGTGTGACCGTCGACGCGCCGGTCACGGTGAGTGCCGAGAACGGCGTCCTCGGTGGGGTGACGATGACCAACGAAGAAGGCGCCAGCATCGCGGGACAGTTCAGCGCCGACGGGTTGACGTGGTCGACCACCGACCCGCTCGACTACAACGAGCAGTACACCCTCAATGCGCAGTCACTGGGCCTCGGCGGTGTCGCGAACCGTCGGTTGAGGTTCGAGACGCACTCGCCCGCGAACCTGACGATGCCGTACGTCCTGCCCAACGACGGGGAAGTGGTCGGGGTGGGCCAGCCCATCGCCGTCCGCTTCGACGAGAACATCACTGACCGCATGGCTGCCCAGCGGGCTATCACCGTCAAGACCAATCCACCGGTCGAAGGTGCCTTCTACTGGCTCAACAACCGCGAAGTGCGTTGGCGCCCGGCCAAATACTGGAAGCCCGGCACTTCGGTGGATGTGACCGTCAACACCTACGGCGTCGAGTTGGGCGACGGGTTGTTCGGTCAGGGCAACGTCACGACCCACTTCACCATCGGTGACGAGGTGATCGCGGTCGCCGACGACAACTCGAAGACGCTGACCATCCGCCGCAACGGCGAGGTCATCAAGGCGATGCCGATCTCGATGGGCAAGAACAGTTCTCCGACGAACAACGGCGTGTACATCATCGGTGACCGCTTCGACCATATGGTCATGGATTCGTCGACCTACGGAGTACCGGTCAACTCGCCCAACGGTTATCGCACCGAGGTCGACTTCGCGACCCAGATGTCCTACAGCGGTATCTATGTGCACGGGGCCCCGTGGTCGGTAGGTAGCCAGGGCTACAGCAATGTCAGCCACGGGTGCCTGAACGTCAGCACGGCCAATGCCCGCTGGTTCTACGAGAACACCAAACGCGGCGACATTGTCGAGGTGGTCAACACGGTGGGTCCGGTCTTGCCGGGCACCGAGGGTCTGGGGGACTGGAACATTCCCTGGGACCAGTGGCGCACTGGCAACGCCAGTACTTGA
- a CDS encoding SDR family oxidoreductase, translating into MSGQRADAAGLRLLVVGASSGIGHAVAISATERGAKVAVAARRIELLNSLAEATGGHAFELDVEDSAAINRVVNEAADTLGGLDAVVFTSTVIPFAYIEDTDVATWLHAFSVNTVGANNVLRAAAPRLAENGVVLVASSYDVGRPRAGVAAYSASKAALDEILNSWRIEHPELSLIRVGVGPTDDTEILRGADRDLLDQLVKTWVAQGALPARMSALRDVANTLVSLVTTAYENPTVVPEIVQLAPRIKKKVDAAN; encoded by the coding sequence ATGAGCGGTCAGCGAGCCGATGCAGCCGGACTGCGTCTCCTCGTCGTCGGTGCCTCGTCGGGCATCGGCCACGCTGTTGCGATCAGTGCCACCGAGCGCGGCGCCAAGGTCGCCGTGGCCGCACGGCGCATCGAACTGCTGAATTCCCTCGCGGAGGCGACGGGCGGACACGCCTTCGAACTCGACGTCGAGGATTCCGCGGCGATCAACCGGGTGGTCAATGAGGCGGCGGACACCCTGGGTGGCCTGGACGCGGTGGTGTTCACCAGCACGGTGATCCCATTCGCCTACATCGAGGACACCGATGTGGCCACCTGGCTGCACGCGTTCAGCGTCAACACCGTGGGTGCCAACAACGTGTTGCGTGCCGCTGCGCCGCGGCTGGCCGAGAACGGCGTGGTCCTGGTGGCGTCGAGCTACGACGTCGGTCGTCCCCGTGCCGGGGTGGCGGCATACAGCGCGAGCAAGGCCGCCCTCGACGAGATCTTGAACTCCTGGCGTATCGAGCATCCTGAACTGTCGCTGATCCGGGTCGGCGTCGGGCCCACCGATGACACCGAGATCCTGCGCGGCGCCGACCGTGACCTGTTGGACCAGTTGGTCAAGACGTGGGTGGCCCAGGGCGCTCTGCCCGCCCGGATGTCCGCCCTGCGCGACGTCGCCAACACCCTGGTGTCACTGGTGACCACGGCCTACGAGAATCCGACCGTGGTGCCCGAGATCGTGCAGCTGGCTCCGCGGATCAAGAAGAAGGTGGACGCGGCCAACTAG
- the bcp gene encoding thioredoxin-dependent thiol peroxidase, with protein sequence MPPTPRLEVGDTAPAFSLPDADGNVVKLSDYKGRKVIVYFYPAASTPGCTKQACDFRDSLTELNDAGLDVIGISPDKPEKLAKFRDKEGLTFPLLSDPSRDVLTAWGAFGEKTMYGKTVQGVIRSTFLVDEKGKIAVAQYNVRATGHVAKLRRDLSV encoded by the coding sequence ATGCCGCCAACCCCGCGCCTCGAGGTGGGAGACACCGCCCCGGCTTTCAGCCTGCCCGACGCCGACGGCAACGTCGTCAAGCTCTCCGACTACAAAGGCCGCAAGGTCATCGTCTACTTCTACCCGGCAGCCTCGACGCCGGGATGCACCAAGCAGGCATGTGATTTCCGGGACAGCCTCACCGAACTCAACGACGCCGGACTCGACGTCATCGGCATCTCCCCCGACAAGCCGGAGAAACTCGCCAAGTTCCGCGACAAGGAAGGGCTGACCTTCCCGTTGCTGTCCGACCCGAGCCGCGACGTGCTGACGGCCTGGGGCGCCTTCGGTGAAAAGACCATGTACGGCAAGACCGTTCAGGGCGTCATCCGGTCGACGTTCCTCGTCGACGAAAAGGGCAAGATCGCCGTCGCGCAGTACAACGTGCGGGCCACCGGCCACGTCGCCAAGCTCCGCCGCGACCTGTCGGTCTGA
- a CDS encoding nuclear transport factor 2 family protein codes for MAQLDDTVTAYLNTWNATDAADRRALLEQHWAHSVTYTDPLAEVSGHDGISGAIEAVQAQFPGYVFTLVSGPDAHHRQARFQWGLGPRDTEPVVVGFDVLSTDNDGRIQTVLGFLDRVPG; via the coding sequence ATGGCCCAGCTTGACGACACCGTCACCGCATACCTCAACACCTGGAACGCCACCGATGCCGCCGATCGGCGGGCGTTGCTGGAGCAGCATTGGGCGCACAGCGTGACCTACACCGATCCGCTGGCCGAGGTGAGTGGGCACGACGGTATCTCCGGCGCCATCGAGGCTGTGCAGGCCCAATTCCCGGGCTACGTGTTCACCCTCGTCAGTGGACCGGACGCCCACCATCGGCAGGCGCGGTTCCAATGGGGCCTCGGTCCGCGCGATACCGAGCCCGTCGTGGTCGGCTTCGATGTGCTCTCCACCGACAACGACGGCCGGATTCAGACTGTCCTCGGATTCCTCGACCGGGTGCCCGGCTGA
- a CDS encoding dipeptidase, giving the protein MSDVVARVQQVLPSVRSDLEDLVRIQSVWADPARRDEVHRSAEAVAKLLSEAGFPEVRIVSEGGAPAVIAHYPPPAGAPTVLLYAHHDVQPEGDPAQWNSAPFEPTERDGRLYGRGTADDKAGIATHLAAVRAFDGKPPVGVTVFVEGEEESGSPSLGALLAAHKDALAADVIVIADSDNWSTETPALTVTLRGLADCAVEVATLDHGLHSGLWGGVVPDALSVLVRLLASLHDDEGNVAVAGLHEATAADVDRGPDWVREESGLLDGVSEIGSGSVVQRMWAKPAITVIGIDTTPIDKSSNTLIPRARAKISMRVAPGGDAHAHLAALTRHLEANAPWGAQVTVTPGDVGQPYAIDASGAVYDAARSAFRTAWGTDPVDMGMGGSIPFIAEFAEAFPAATILVTGVEDPATQAHSVNESLHLGVLHKAATAEALLLEALARQKI; this is encoded by the coding sequence ATGAGTGATGTCGTGGCGCGGGTGCAGCAGGTGTTGCCGTCGGTCCGGTCCGATCTGGAGGATCTGGTCCGCATCCAGTCGGTATGGGCCGACCCGGCCCGGCGCGATGAAGTGCACCGCAGCGCCGAGGCAGTCGCAAAGCTGTTGTCGGAAGCCGGTTTCCCCGAGGTCCGGATCGTCAGCGAGGGCGGCGCCCCGGCCGTCATCGCGCATTACCCGCCGCCCGCGGGCGCACCGACGGTGCTGCTGTACGCCCATCACGACGTGCAACCGGAAGGCGATCCGGCCCAGTGGAACTCCGCGCCGTTCGAACCCACCGAGCGTGACGGCCGGCTCTACGGCCGTGGTACCGCCGACGACAAAGCCGGTATCGCAACACATCTGGCCGCGGTACGAGCCTTCGACGGCAAACCTCCGGTCGGCGTGACGGTATTCGTCGAGGGCGAGGAGGAGTCCGGCTCGCCGTCACTGGGGGCACTGCTGGCTGCCCACAAAGATGCCCTGGCCGCCGATGTCATCGTCATCGCCGACTCCGACAACTGGAGCACCGAGACCCCGGCCCTGACCGTGACGCTGCGCGGCCTGGCCGACTGTGCAGTGGAGGTGGCCACCCTGGATCACGGCCTGCATTCGGGCCTGTGGGGTGGCGTGGTCCCCGACGCGTTGAGCGTGTTGGTGCGACTGCTGGCCAGCCTGCACGACGACGAGGGCAACGTCGCCGTCGCCGGCCTCCACGAAGCCACCGCCGCTGACGTGGACCGTGGTCCCGACTGGGTCCGGGAAGAGTCCGGGCTGCTGGACGGGGTCTCCGAAATCGGTTCCGGCTCAGTGGTGCAACGTATGTGGGCCAAGCCGGCCATCACCGTCATCGGCATCGACACGACTCCGATCGACAAGTCGTCGAACACCTTGATCCCACGCGCCCGCGCCAAGATCAGCATGCGGGTCGCGCCCGGTGGTGATGCCCACGCACATCTGGCGGCGTTGACTCGCCACCTGGAGGCCAACGCCCCGTGGGGAGCCCAGGTCACCGTCACTCCGGGCGACGTCGGCCAGCCCTACGCCATCGATGCCTCGGGGGCGGTGTACGACGCGGCCCGTTCGGCGTTCCGCACCGCCTGGGGCACCGATCCGGTGGACATGGGGATGGGCGGATCGATCCCGTTCATCGCCGAATTCGCCGAAGCGTTTCCGGCAGCGACGATTCTGGTGACCGGAGTCGAGGATCCAGCCACCCAGGCACACAGCGTGAATGAAAGCCTGCACCTGGGCGTGCTGCACAAGGCGGCGACGGCCGAGGCGCTCCTGCTCGAAGCGCTGGCCCGCCAGAAGATATGA